A single genomic interval of Neisseria leonii harbors:
- the rlmN gene encoding 23S rRNA (adenine(2503)-C(2))-methyltransferase RlmN, which produces MKTNLLNYDLPALTGHFAQMGEKPFRAKQVMRWIHQGGAENFDEMSDLAKTLRAKLNEQAEVGVPALMTAQQSRDGTRKWLLDVGTGNGVETVFIPEAERGTLCISSQVGCALECTFCSTGRQGFNRNLSTAEIIGQLWWANKALGVTPKNERVISNVVMMGMGEPLANYDNVVSALSIMLDDHGYGLSRRRVTVSTSGMVPQMDRLKEDMPVALAVSLHASNDKVRDEIVPLNKKYPLKTLMAACQRYLVKAPRDFVTFEYVMLDGVNDHAAHARELVELVKDTPCKFNLIPFNPFPHSGYERSSNKNIHVFKEILMEAGLVTTVRKTRGDDIDAACGQLAGQVRDKTRRQQKWQEIIAAG; this is translated from the coding sequence ATGAAAACCAATCTGCTCAATTACGACCTGCCGGCACTGACCGGACATTTCGCGCAAATGGGCGAAAAGCCGTTCCGTGCCAAACAGGTTATGCGCTGGATTCATCAGGGCGGGGCGGAGAACTTCGATGAGATGAGCGATTTGGCCAAAACCCTGCGCGCCAAGCTGAACGAGCAGGCCGAAGTGGGCGTACCGGCTTTGATGACCGCGCAGCAGTCGCGCGACGGCACACGCAAATGGCTGCTCGATGTCGGCACCGGAAACGGCGTGGAAACCGTCTTTATTCCCGAAGCCGAACGCGGCACGCTGTGTATTTCTTCGCAGGTGGGCTGTGCGCTGGAATGTACCTTCTGTTCCACCGGCCGTCAGGGCTTTAACCGCAATCTCTCCACCGCCGAAATCATCGGCCAGCTGTGGTGGGCGAACAAAGCCTTGGGGGTAACGCCCAAAAACGAGCGCGTGATTTCCAATGTGGTGATGATGGGCATGGGCGAGCCGCTGGCCAACTACGACAATGTGGTTTCCGCGCTGTCGATTATGCTGGACGATCACGGCTACGGCCTGAGCCGCCGCCGCGTTACTGTTTCCACATCGGGCATGGTGCCGCAGATGGACCGCCTGAAAGAAGATATGCCGGTGGCACTGGCTGTTTCGCTGCACGCCTCCAATGACAAAGTGCGCGACGAAATCGTGCCGCTGAATAAAAAATACCCGCTCAAAACACTGATGGCAGCCTGCCAGCGTTATCTGGTCAAAGCACCGCGCGATTTCGTTACCTTCGAATATGTGATGCTCGACGGGGTAAACGACCATGCCGCCCATGCGCGCGAACTGGTTGAGTTGGTGAAAGATACGCCGTGCAAATTCAATCTGATTCCGTTCAATCCCTTCCCTCATTCGGGTTATGAACGGTCGAGCAATAAAAATATCCATGTGTTTAAAGAGATTCTGATGGAGGCGGGCTTGGTGACAACGGTGCGCAAAACGCGCGGCGACGACATCGATGCCGCCTGCGGCCAGTTGGCCGGACAGGTGCGGGATAAAACCCGCCGCCAGCAGAAATGGCAGGAAATCATCGCAGCCGGTTAA
- the ndk gene encoding nucleoside-diphosphate kinase, whose translation MSVQRTISIVKPDAVAKNVIGQIYDRFERNGLKIVAAKMKHLSKEEAEGFYAVHKERPFFADLVAFMTSGPVMIQVLEGENAVAKNRELMGATNPKEAAAGTIRADFAESIDANAVHGSDSEENAAIEIAYFFKEGEICPR comes from the coding sequence ATGAGCGTACAACGCACTATTTCCATTGTGAAACCCGATGCCGTCGCCAAAAACGTCATCGGCCAAATTTACGACCGCTTCGAGCGCAACGGCCTGAAAATCGTTGCCGCGAAAATGAAACATCTGAGCAAAGAAGAGGCCGAAGGCTTCTACGCCGTGCACAAAGAACGCCCGTTCTTTGCCGATCTGGTGGCCTTTATGACCAGCGGCCCGGTGATGATTCAGGTATTGGAAGGCGAAAACGCCGTGGCGAAAAACCGCGAACTGATGGGCGCGACCAATCCGAAAGAAGCCGCAGCCGGTACAATTCGTGCCGACTTTGCCGAGTCGATTGATGCCAATGCCGTTCACGGTTCGGACAGCGAAGAAAACGCCGCCATCGAAATCGCCTATTTCTTCAAAGAAGGCGAAATCTGCCCGCGTTAA
- the zapE gene encoding cell division protein ZapE yields the protein MEENHTQHFTPPPYQNHSPLTWYQTAAQQPGFIRDAAQAEAIEHLDRLWTELMMFKRKRNRFLGRSLRSPQLPKGLYFYGGVGRGKSFLMDAFYGCLPYRRKRRVHFHAFMAEIHRRLRELKSEADPLKAVAAEIAKETRVLCFDEFHVSDIADAMILGRLLENLFAEGVVLVATSNYAPSELYPQGQNRSSFLPTISLLEDKLTILNVDGGEDYRLRTLNAAEVFYLPADAAAEEKLAALFAQVTEKQRHKPLELVVHGRPLPSRGHTEKVVWFDFRTLCFGPRSQADYLYLCERYEMIFISGMEKLSEAERAEARRLTWLIDVMYDYRVKLCATADVPPEEMYLEGDFAQEFVRTVSRMVEMQSQEYLDQPHLTLGGRV from the coding sequence ATGGAAGAAAACCACACCCAACACTTCACGCCGCCGCCGTATCAAAACCACAGCCCGCTGACGTGGTATCAGACTGCCGCCCAACAGCCGGGCTTTATCCGTGATGCGGCGCAGGCCGAAGCCATCGAACATCTCGACCGCCTGTGGACGGAACTGATGATGTTCAAACGCAAGCGCAACCGCTTTCTCGGCCGCAGCCTGCGTTCGCCGCAACTGCCCAAAGGGCTGTATTTCTACGGCGGCGTGGGGCGCGGCAAAAGTTTTCTGATGGACGCGTTTTACGGCTGCCTGCCGTACCGCCGCAAACGCCGTGTGCATTTTCACGCCTTTATGGCCGAAATCCACCGCCGTCTGCGCGAACTGAAAAGCGAAGCAGACCCGCTTAAAGCCGTGGCGGCCGAAATAGCCAAAGAAACCCGCGTCCTGTGTTTCGACGAATTCCACGTCAGCGACATTGCCGATGCCATGATTTTGGGCCGTCTGCTGGAAAACCTGTTTGCCGAAGGCGTGGTTCTGGTGGCGACATCGAATTACGCTCCGTCCGAACTGTATCCCCAAGGGCAGAACCGCAGCAGCTTTCTGCCCACCATCTCGCTGCTGGAAGACAAACTGACGATTTTGAATGTCGACGGCGGCGAGGATTACCGTCTGCGCACCCTGAATGCGGCAGAAGTGTTTTACCTGCCCGCCGATGCGGCGGCTGAAGAAAAGTTGGCCGCGCTGTTTGCGCAGGTAACGGAAAAACAGCGGCACAAACCTTTGGAACTGGTGGTGCACGGCCGTCCGCTGCCCAGCCGCGGCCATACCGAAAAAGTTGTGTGGTTCGATTTCCGCACCCTGTGTTTCGGCCCGCGTTCGCAGGCGGATTATCTGTATCTGTGCGAGCGTTACGAGATGATTTTTATTTCCGGCATGGAAAAACTCAGTGAGGCCGAACGCGCCGAAGCACGCCGTCTGACCTGGCTGATTGATGTGATGTACGACTACCGCGTCAAACTGTGTGCCACCGCCGATGTGCCGCCGGAAGAAATGTATCTGGAAGGCGATTTTGCCCAAGAGTTTGTCCGTACCGTCAGCCGTATGGTGGAAATGCAGTCGCAGGAATACCTCGACCAGCCGCATCTGACGCTGGGCGGGCGGGTATAA
- a CDS encoding efflux transporter outer membrane subunit: MMKGMRIGLLAVSVWLAGCGTVAIDIGSRLPLPESFDYASAGRPADIGRWWRQWQDSELDRLIEQALAANFDVKTAQSRLNEARATAGLAQADLLPKAGLAVQSGASRARLNREGSLPVPVLPQEADMRGNGLSGGLSVSWEPDFFGAKRSDADAALYGAAARQAEVYGAQMLAAAEMAEQYFQARALERHKQIAENQTAVLVQMLRYTEGRFRAGHVSAQEVGEARAALAAAQGRQAVLDAQYRRHLRAMAVLTGAVPQQFVLGAAARDVLADQPSAPQGQTPQGLIERRPDLIGRAAQVRVQAARLGSAKADWYPRFSLNFLGQGGRFEIGGEQVLKGWAGLLSAGISLPLFTAGRIQANVDAADARLKTALLEYDQTLLQALADVDNAAQMHASLSRQAEILQQRAAGYRRQEAGAQQLFRYGSKTLDDVLRMRLDAETAEAELVQSRLARARALVGLYKALGGGWTEQ, encoded by the coding sequence ATGATGAAAGGAATGCGCATCGGCCTGTTGGCCGTATCGGTATGGCTGGCGGGTTGCGGTACGGTGGCTATTGACATCGGCAGCCGCCTGCCGCTGCCGGAAAGTTTTGATTATGCGTCCGCAGGAAGGCCGGCCGACATCGGCCGCTGGTGGCGGCAATGGCAGGACAGCGAATTGGACCGGCTGATTGAACAGGCGTTGGCGGCCAATTTCGATGTGAAAACGGCGCAGAGCCGTTTGAACGAAGCGCGCGCGACGGCCGGGCTGGCGCAGGCCGATTTGCTGCCGAAAGCAGGTTTGGCCGTGCAGAGCGGTGCATCGCGCGCCCGCCTCAACCGGGAGGGCAGTCTGCCTGTTCCGGTTTTGCCGCAGGAAGCCGATATGCGCGGCAACGGCCTTTCAGGCGGCCTCAGCGTGTCTTGGGAGCCGGATTTTTTCGGTGCCAAGCGCAGTGATGCCGATGCCGCGCTTTACGGTGCGGCCGCGCGGCAGGCGGAGGTGTACGGTGCACAGATGTTGGCGGCGGCCGAGATGGCCGAGCAGTATTTTCAGGCGCGCGCCTTGGAGCGGCACAAACAGATAGCGGAAAATCAGACGGCCGTTTTGGTGCAGATGCTGCGTTATACGGAAGGCCGCTTCCGCGCGGGACACGTCAGCGCGCAGGAAGTCGGAGAAGCACGGGCCGCCTTGGCCGCCGCGCAGGGCAGGCAGGCGGTGCTCGATGCGCAATACCGCAGACATCTGCGCGCGATGGCCGTGCTGACCGGTGCCGTACCGCAGCAGTTTGTACTGGGCGCAGCCGCACGCGATGTGCTGGCGGACCAGCCTTCCGCACCGCAGGGGCAAACACCGCAAGGCCTGATCGAACGGCGGCCGGACTTAATCGGCCGTGCGGCGCAGGTGCGCGTTCAGGCGGCACGTCTGGGCAGTGCGAAAGCCGACTGGTATCCGCGTTTCAGTCTGAATTTTCTCGGGCAGGGCGGGCGTTTCGAAATCGGCGGCGAGCAGGTATTGAAAGGCTGGGCGGGTTTGCTGAGCGCGGGCATTTCTCTGCCGCTGTTTACCGCAGGGCGGATTCAGGCGAATGTCGATGCTGCCGATGCGCGCCTGAAAACCGCCTTGCTGGAATACGACCAGACCCTGCTGCAAGCCTTGGCCGATGTGGACAATGCCGCACAGATGCATGCTTCGCTGAGCCGTCAGGCGGAAATCTTGCAGCAGCGTGCCGCCGGATACCGCCGTCAGGAGGCCGGGGCGCAGCAGCTGTTCCGCTACGGCAGCAAAACGCTGGACGATGTTTTGCGCATGCGGCTGGATGCGGAAACCGCCGAAGCGGAGCTGGTTCAGTCGCGTCTGGCGCGCGCCCGCGCACTGGTCGGGCTGTATAAGGCCCTGGGCGGCGGCTGGACGGAGCAATAG
- a CDS encoding ABC transporter permease, with protein sequence MQALKNIAVLMWKEWRSLFSDAVLGVLLAVVFTVMVYQTATGGGTDLRNATVAVVDDDRSALSRQIADALPQPYFARPQAVTLQEAEAGMDKGGFIFVLVFPPDFERDVLSGRPAEAQLLVDATAMTQAGMGQAYITQIFNREILQFLGLADTAEALVPVKAVLNTAFNPNRESAWFLGAMQVNNMVMLLGLVLVGAAVIREREQGTMAHLLVMPVSSSQIVLAKILANGLVVCAAAALSMKLVVGGVIGADFGGSVWLYFGGTLVFMFSIAALAVMLATLAPSMPQYSLLMVPVYVVALMFSGANSPRSNMPETAQWISEYWPTTQFASFAQNVLFRGAGWDSVWPQLAMMAGSGALFLLPALRRFKTMLEKQG encoded by the coding sequence ATGCAGGCTTTGAAAAATATTGCGGTTTTGATGTGGAAAGAGTGGCGCAGCCTGTTTAGCGATGCGGTGCTGGGCGTGCTGTTGGCGGTGGTGTTTACCGTGATGGTGTACCAGACGGCCACAGGCGGCGGAACGGATTTGCGCAATGCCACGGTGGCCGTGGTGGATGATGACCGTTCGGCTTTGTCGCGGCAGATTGCCGATGCGCTGCCGCAGCCGTATTTTGCCCGGCCGCAGGCAGTCACGCTGCAAGAGGCCGAAGCGGGCATGGATAAGGGCGGTTTTATTTTTGTGCTGGTGTTTCCGCCCGATTTCGAGCGTGATGTCCTGTCCGGCCGCCCGGCCGAAGCGCAGCTTTTGGTCGATGCCACGGCGATGACGCAGGCGGGCATGGGGCAGGCTTATATCACGCAGATTTTCAACCGCGAAATTTTGCAGTTTCTCGGTTTGGCGGACACGGCCGAAGCGTTGGTGCCGGTGAAGGCCGTGCTGAATACGGCGTTTAATCCGAACCGCGAGAGCGCGTGGTTTCTCGGTGCGATGCAGGTGAACAATATGGTGATGCTGCTGGGACTGGTGCTGGTGGGCGCGGCGGTTATCCGCGAACGCGAGCAGGGAACGATGGCGCATCTGCTGGTAATGCCGGTGAGCAGCAGCCAGATTGTGCTGGCGAAAATACTGGCCAACGGTTTGGTGGTGTGCGCGGCGGCGGCTTTGTCGATGAAATTGGTGGTGGGCGGAGTGATCGGCGCGGATTTCGGCGGGTCGGTGTGGCTGTATTTCGGCGGGACGCTGGTGTTTATGTTTTCGATTGCCGCGCTGGCGGTGATGCTGGCCACGCTGGCGCCCTCCATGCCGCAATACAGCCTGCTGATGGTGCCGGTGTATGTGGTGGCATTGATGTTTTCCGGTGCCAACTCGCCGCGCAGCAATATGCCCGAAACCGCCCAATGGATCAGTGAATATTGGCCGACCACGCAGTTTGCTTCTTTTGCGCAGAATGTGCTGTTCAGGGGCGCGGGCTGGGACTCGGTGTGGCCGCAGCTGGCGATGATGGCGGGCAGCGGCGCGCTCTTTCTGCTGCCCGCTTTGCGGCGGTTTAAAACCATGCTGGAAAAACAGGGTTAG